A region of the Bos mutus isolate GX-2022 chromosome 18, NWIPB_WYAK_1.1, whole genome shotgun sequence genome:
TGGAGCGGGGCTGGGAGGTTCCGAGTGGGTGTGCAGGATGGCGCATGGCCTAACTCTTCCAGCTGAGAGACCAAGCTGCAGAGCCCTGAGAACTATTTCCCCAAATGTTGTGAGGTGCCATTCAGGACTGGGCGCAGGGATACTTTGAAAAATGTGTTTAGAGAGATTCCTGGAACAAACCGTCCCTCTGCTCTACAGCTTCTCAAGGCTGGACgacggggcagggtggggaggaggggaggcaggggcgggaggggaggcggggggaggggagggaagggaaggttgTAGGGAGCTCTGGCCACACACCTCTCATAGCCTCCGAGAACCTGGCCCGCTGGAGGAGCTGCCTGTACCGCAGCCGGTTTCTCCCTGTTCTCGGGGCAGAATTTGTACCAGGCTAGGATGACCCGGAGGGAAAGCCACAAGGTCAAGATTGGGTAGTGGCTGAGAGAGAACAAATGCCAAGCCCTGACTCCCGGCCAAGTGAACTCTTTGTTCACTAAACAGGCGCACTGAGTCTAGGCAGGAGGTGGCAGTAGAGAGGGGCTTAGGGGTGGGGTCCAGAACCTCCTCGACCATCCTTCTGAATGTGGTGTTCCCAGGGGTGGCTCAGATTCTGTCTCTGCATTACAGAACACCCAGTCAAGGGAGGAGACACATAGGGAACAACTGAGAACAACCTGGAACCACAGGATGCAATACAGTCACTTAAGTGCCCTGGGAAATCAGAGCAGCAACAGGGAACCAGTGTGAACGACTGTCCAAGAGATGACCTGAAACCTGCGttcagctgagcaccaaagcccTGAAAGGGGTCAGTGGGGGCAAGGGGCTAGACCCACCAGATACACTGTTCCCTGGTGAAAACAATAATTCCACGAGGGCTGAGAGAGAGAATAAGCCGCCCAGCCCAAGGCAGTAATCGTACCTCGTAATAATTGTTGGATAAACGGGATGGGGTAGTGATTCCTCGGTAATAATGCCTTCTGGGCATCGGCAGCAGAAATTCCCGTgaagaaataaggaagaaatgcCTTCTGACTTATATGTGCTATGTTATATGTTCTGCccatccactcattcatccatccaccctgCATTCTTGTAACAATAAGATTTTAAGCCCTGCCTAGAGGGAACGCTGCTGCTCTTCCGCTCTCCGAAATGCAATGCTCTATATGTaataatgcagagtacatcgtgagaaacgctggactggaagaaacacaagctggaatcaagactgccgggagaaatatcaataacctcagatataaagatgacaccacccttatggcagaaagtgaagaggaactaaaaagcctcttgatgaaagtcaaagtggatagtgaaaaagttggcttaaagctcaacattcagaagactaagatcatggcatctggtcccatcacttcctgggaaatagatggggaaacaggggaaacagtgtcagactttatttttgggggctccaaaatcactgcagatggtgactgcagccaggaaattaaaagacgcttactccttggaaggaaagttatgaccaacctagatagctgtggtgttggagaagactcttgagagttccttggactgcaaggagatccaaccagtccattctgaaagagatcagccctgagatttctttggaaggaatgacgttaaagctgaaactccagtactttggccacctcatgcgaagagttgactcattggaaaagactctgatgctgggagggattcggggcaggaggagaagggggtgacagaggatgagatggctggatggcatcaccgactcgatggacatgagtttgagtgaactccgggagttggtgatgaacagggaggcctggcgtgctgcgattcatggggtcgcaaagagtcggacacgactgagtgactgatctgatctgatctgatatgtaatAAGGACACAAAATGATTTGAAGGAGAAAGCAGAACCACCAGGTTGAATAAACGAGTAAGATAACAAATCCAAGGCAATCATGGTTTCTCCTCCGTCTTTCCAACTGAATTCACATCCAAGAGTCTTCTGGAatcttctctcccttctcctaaCTCATCCCCACTCCTAAGGCCGGCTCAGGGCCTGGAGAGTTCACGCCCCAAATTCTTCCgaacccctctctcctcctcccgccCTCCTGCCCTGGCCCCAGGTCCCTTCCCACCCTTCAGGGATGCCCCTCCCCCCCGATGCCCATCTGCAGCGGGTGTCGCCCCCTCCAGCTTTCGTCCAGCCGGACACCGTCCGTTTGTCAGCAACACAAGCCCGAGCTCACGCCCCGAGCGCTCCGGCGACAGTGGCCGTCTGGGCGGACGCCCCCAGCGCCGCCCGCCGCTCGCGCCGCCTCCTCCCTGCTCTGCGCATCCCTGCCGCCCGTCCTCCCGCCAAAGCCAGGCGCGTGCTCTCCGGTTTCCTTCGGAGCCTGTGCCAGCGCGGGACCCTCGCGTGTTCTGCCGCGCCTACTCCTGCTCGCTCCGCAGAACCCCACCGGCCGCGGGCACCCTTCCACCCCCGGCGAGCGCGGCTGCACGAGCCCACCTCCTCTCTCGACCCCCTGAGCTCCAGGCAAGCGCGGGACTCCCTCCCGCCGCAACACGGCTCCATTCCCGGAAGAAGAGAGGAGCCGTCCTTCCCCAGCTGTCCCGGGACCCACCTGCGGTCTGCCGGCAAACACTGACTCCTGTGAGGCTGTTAGGCCAAAGGAAGCGGCTGCAGGCACTTTCCCTTTAGCGGTAAAGAAGACATCTTGTCTGTCAGCCTTCTTAGCGCAGTGGGCAGCGCGTCAGTTTCATAATCTGAAGGTCCTGAGTTCGAGCCTCAGAGAGGGCATAATGTTTTGCTGCCAttcacagaaaagaatctgctttccgGGATGGCGTTTACAGAGGCCCCGCGGACTCGGCAAGTAGAGGGATCCTCACATGCTGCCAGAGAACAGAAGTAAATGCTTAGGTCCACAGAGAGCCCATTCAGCCACAGCCACGAGGGCCGATCATTGTCCCATCTTCCTGCGGGGAAATGGATACAGCACTACTGTGCGATTAAATTCGTCTCGCAACATCTGTGAAAAATCTGTTTCctatacgactgagcgacctcactttcagttttcactttcatgcattggagaaggaaatggcaacccactccagtgttcttgcctggagaatcccaggaacgggggagcctggtgggctgccgtctatggggtcgcacagagtcggacacgactgaagcgacttagcagcagcagcagcagcagcataccacttCTGACTTCCTTTCCCCCAACTTCCTCTGTGTGCTCCCCtaatggctcagcggtaaataatccgcctggaacgcaggagacgcgggtccaatccctgggtagggaagatcccttggagaaggaaatggcaacccacttcactattcttgcctggagaatcccatgaacagaggagcctaactggccccagtccatgggactgcagtcagacaccactgagcaactaaaacacgaCCGCCTTCCTCTACGCAGATCAAGGCCCGGTCTCCACATTCTTTTTCTGCTGTCTCCTGAGACTGTATCCTTTCTCCAGTCCAGACCAGTTTCAGTTTCTGGGAAGAACTGGGCTGTCAGTGCAAGTCGTCCACGTGGCCCCGGAAAGCAAGGTGAAGGCTGGCATTGATGACCTAGGAGTGGCCAAACTTTAACTATAGCTTTAGCTAAATCCTtccattctttttagatttttttttaatccttcaatTTTTGATTATTCAGTTGACAATAGCTTCCAGTTTCTTTGTGATTTTGCCTCTACTAATTATTTAGacatatatttcttaatttccaaaacaaGGAAATTTCTTGTCCcaaaaaagtttcctttttattgtttatttctatCTTAATTGCATTATGGTCTTAGAATATATTCTGTAAGAATTAAATACTCCGAACTTTATGGCTCAGTATTTAGTCACATCTTCTGTTTGTCattattacataattttatttagattAACATCAAATTAATGTACTgagttaataataaattataaatataaataataaaacttattaatatattattatactcTATTATTCCAGTAGTTTTCCTCTATTAACTTGGAAGATGTACCCTTGTTTAGTATTCTTTTAGTAACTAGCCTTGAAATTACACTACTCTTTGACTTATCGTGACTACTCTTAACTTGGACTTTACCTTCTttccacaaaagaagaaaaagtatacagttctcttattttatcttttcaaagtctTACTCTCCCAATttacatgcctttttttttttttttttcagttctcttgggtatacaTCTGATTGAATTGCTGAGTCTTATAACTCTAcctttagcattttaaaaagctaccaaactgtttttcaaagtggctgcAATGTGTTCTACTAATACAATCCCAGCAGCAAGttatgagggttccagtttctccataaaCCCAGCAAATTTGTTACTGTCTGTCCTCTTTATTCTAGCCATCCTGCTCATGCAATATTCCTTTGCACTGTGGGTTtggtttgtgtttctctgataatgtTGAGCTTATTCCTGTGCTTATTGCCATCTGTATACCTCTTTATAGAAACAGCTATTCAAATCTTCTGCCCTTTTTTAAATCgttttgtcttttgttgttgagttttaagaattctttacaCGTTTTGGATATAAATCCCATACCAGAAATATCTTTGCAAAGGTTTTTACCTCTTCTGTAGGCTGTCTTCACTTTGTTAATGGTTTTTCTTGAAGCCAACTCTTTTTTGACAAACattacccttatgacagaaagtgaagaggaactaaaaagcctcttgatgaaagtgaaagaagagagtgaaaaagttggcttaaagctcaacattcagaaaacgaagatcatggcatctgggcccatcgcttcctgggaaatagatggggaaacagtggaaacagtgtcagactttatttttgggggctccaaaatcactgcagatggtgattgcagccatgaaattaaaagacacttactccttggaaggaaagttatgaccaacctaaatagcatattcaaaagcagagacattactttgccaacaaaggtccatctagtcaaggctatggtttttccagtagtcatgaatggatatgagagttggactgtgaagaaagctgagcgccaaagaattgatgcttttgaactgtggtgttggaggagactcttgagagtccctgggactgcaaggagatccaaccagtccattctaaaggagatcagccctgggtgttctttgaaaggacagatgctaaagctgaaactccagtactttggccacctcatgcaaagagttgactcattggaaaagactctgatgctgggagggattgggggcaggaggaaaaggggacgacagagaatgagatggctggatggcatcaccgactcgatggacgtgagtctgagtgaactccgggaattggtgatggacagggaggcctggcgtgctgcgattcatggggtcgcaagagtcggacacgactgagcgagtgaactgaactgaactgaactgaactgaccttgaAGAAATAAACAATGCATATAGAGTTGAATGTGtcctttttatccttttatgATCCAGTTTCTCTACTTTAGTCTCCAGAAATTACCCATCTTGTGAATTTGATCTTTAGAATTccctaccttttaaaaatactgtgtagAAAACATATAGACACTTGGAGTCTAATTGTTACTATAGCCCAGGACAGGATTACTATTGGACCCTACTCTCTGTATATTTTTCCATGGaagctaaataaatatattatcgAGAGGCACAATGGCTATagcaggagtcagcaaactacaGCCAGCAGACCAAATATGACCCACTGcgtatttttataaacaaagttttattggcacacagtcACATTCACATATGTGAATGCTACAACAGAGCTGAGCAATTGCAACaaggcctaaaatatttactatctggccctttaagtAAAAGTTTGTTATTTCCAGAGTTATAGTGACAAATACACTTCAACGTGTATAACAATTCAAATACAAGTTTATTTCTCTCCCCTGAAATATTCCAAAGGGGGAAGCTTTTCTCCATGTTTGATTTGGGGACACAGGATGCTTTCATCTCATTGTTTTGTAATCCCCTTGGACCTTCACATCACTTGCCTGGAGCTGGTAGAAGGAGACAGACAGCCTGGAGGGGACATCCCCCTACTCCTTTAGTCTTGGCCCAGAAAGGAGGCACATTCTTCACTCGTTATCAGCAAGAACCACTACTGCACAGTATCTCAATGCAAAGGATGGTACAATTGGTCCCAATCTTCATGCCTCTTCCAGGTGAATTTTAACCTACAAACTTTAGTAGGCTACTAGCTGTCTCAGCccggaaaaggcgatggcaccccactgcagtactcttgcctggaaaatcccatgggcggaggagactggtgggctgcagtccatggggttgctaaagagtcagacacgactgagcaacttcactttcacttttcactttcatgcattggagaaggaaatggcaacccactccagtgttcttgcctggagaatcccagggacaggggagcctggtgggctatggtctatggggtcgcacagagtcggacatgaccgaagcgacttagcagcagcagctgtctcaGCCATGCCAACTCCAAGCAGAGGCTGGAGTAAAGCAGGCCTATATGGCTTGATTCAAGGAGCTGGGTCTTTTTCAGTTTGGTGAAGACCACACAAAATATCACATCCACCAACATGAGAAGATGCCCTGAAACAGACAGGCAGCTTCTGACTGGCTCCAGATGCCAGATTGAGAATCGAGATCTTGGATATGGTTAGATCAGCTCCTGGAGTCTTAACCTGCGTCAAGAGTTGAGTTTTGTTGGTCTACCAGCATCCTGATacaaactgaaagtttgtacgtGGACATACCTTGCTTCCTGAGCTTTCTTAAGAGTCCAAGAATTCCCTGACACCCCCAAAAAGAGTTATAAACAAAACTAAGTACGGTCTAAAATGTTTTACCCACCCAGGAATTTGCTGAAAGGGGGTGTAAGCATTCCATCATGATGAGTTTGTTATCTGAAACAACTGACCACACACCCAAGCcactttagtttttgcttttctattttattaattacaAAATCCAGAAATCAGTGgtagaaaaataacaaaggaaaaatccTTAAGCTGTATAATAAAAACCTGGAGGGCAGGCTAGGCATGTGCTGGGCAAGAGGGGGAGTGGACAGATAACCAACACatgaggagaaggagggggagtGGCAGGTGTGAGTGGCCCAGCACCCCAAGGTCACCCTCCCAGCACGCTGGCCTTCTCTGGGTCTTCACCAGCGGGACCTTCAATACAAGAGCTGGTAAACTGAGGCACTATTCTTGGAGCCCGTGACCACGTACTGGTTGTCAGAAGATATGTCACAACACAGGATGTGTGCAGACTCCTCTACCTGGAGGGAAAGAGAGGCCACGGAGGAACAACATGTGGGGTGTTTCAGGCGTCATACAGGGCTCTTTTCAAGGCTCCATGTGGACCTGAGGCTTGGTCCAGAGGCCAGACTCAGTCCGGGGCTCAAGGTGGAGCCCAGGAGTTCCCAGGGCCTTGAGTCTTCATTCCCCTTGATGTACTCAATGGCCCTGGTTGCCATCTCAGAGGTACTCTCCAGCACTGTCTCTGGGACCCCACCATCTGGGGTCTGGGGTTTGTGAGCTCCAAGTACCTGGGTTTGAACACCCCTCCACCCAGTACCTGAAACAATTTATGCAGAGAAGGTGCAGCTATGCAGCGGATCGTCTCATTCATCGTGGCCACAAGAAAGCTCCCTGGCAGAGAAAAGACAGATGGAGGGGCCAAAGACCACGCCTGCcttccagccccagctctgctcccAACGAGACCAGGGAAGGAACCACTCTTTCTCTGCCTCAGCTTCCCCCATCTATAAAACTCAGAGACATGACCCAAATCATTCCATCTTCAGTCTGCTCCCTCCTGCCACACCCAGGATCCCGGGGAGAGTCCCTGGACATCAGGACGATCACATGGGGCTTCGttcctcctctgtctatgggctgTGGTTCTGTGTAGGAAGCTACCATTACAGACAAAGTCAGAGAAGCAGAGGGAACGAgcagagaaagaagggaggaaagagacttccctgctggtccagtggctaagactctgcactcccaacgcagggggcccagattccatcccaggtcaaggaactagatagatcccacatgctgcaactaagagcttgcCTGGCGCAactaaggcctggcacagccaaagaaataagtgATAatgagaagaagaggaagaaagaagaaaacctagCCATGCCAGCAGGGGAGAAAAACTGGTGGTGGGAGGAAGCAGAGGTGAAGGCAATGGGAAGGTGGCCCGAGACCTTGGTCCAGCCAGTTCTGGGGCCAAAGAGGGGGGAACTAAACAGTCTGAAAAGCGGTTGGGCCCAGACTCCCCAGATGAGCAGACAGCTTATCAGGTGACGGGGCACCCAGAGGTGTCCCCGGCCTGCTCACTCACCACAAGAGGCAAACTTGAGATTGTGATGGTAGGCGTATTTCTGTAGGACAGCCTTAAACTTTTCCTTCCGGTGTGTGTGCACGATCACGATGTCACTCATTCTCAAGCCTACTAACAACCACTCCTCACTGGGGTCATGGGTAATGCTGAGGATCTGTTGGGGAGGAGGTTTGGGGTCAGCACTCAAAGAGGTCATGCCCATCATTCATCGCACCCCCACTTCTGCAGGCACCCACGGCTCCCGGGCCCCAGGGACCACACTCAGACCCACGGTAGCCATGCGAGCACCTCATGCCGTAAATCATGTTGCTGCAGCCTCTGGTAGCTCCTCAGGTCCCAGGAATATAGCTTGGTGTCTTCACCTCCCGTCCAGAATTTATTGCCCGTGATGTCCACACACCGGGATCCGTATATGGGGACTTCATGCTTCCTGGTGGGAAAACAACTCAGAGGTTTGTGCATTGGTTGAACCCTTAGAAGTCTGGGGCCCAGGAAGTCCCTAGATACGCAGCCCTCCACACGGACTCACCTTGTCTTACTGCAAAGGAGGAAGTGAGGTAGGGCAAGCCCAAAAGCCTCACTGTTGCACCCCACCCCCTGGGGTCATACCTGATCAAGATTTGGTTCTGCAAATCCCAAATTTCAACAAATCCTTTGAAACTAGCCACACAGATCTGGGCGTTGGAAGAGAGAGCCAGGGAATAGCACACAGAGCCAGTGGAGGCCAGCTGTGCCCTGACACGGGGGGTGGGCACCAAGTCCCAAAGTGTCA
Encoded here:
- the TLE7 gene encoding transducin-like enhancer protein 7, encoding MQHSVSDDVVVRQRAPHKSWKVGRLRHGKKVYAVAISGSTHHVYTCGHGYIRVWDESALHAWDQAPQAQLNFQDRDSCVFTCKLFPDERSLITGGLSQSLTLWDLVPTPRVRAQLASTGSVCYSLALSSNAQICVASFKGFVEIWDLQNQILIRKHEVPIYGSRCVDITGNKFWTGGEDTKLYSWDLRSYQRLQQHDLRHEILSITHDPSEEWLLVGLRMSDIVIVHTHRKEKFKAVLQKYAYHHNLKFASCGSFLVATMNETIRCIAAPSLHKLFQVEESAHILCCDISSDNQYVVTGSKNSASVYQLLY